One genomic segment of Gimesia chilikensis includes these proteins:
- a CDS encoding acetate/propionate family kinase, protein MKVLVANLGSTSFKYRLFDMPAEVQLARGGIDRIGGEQSHCFVEIGEHREEHEQNVPDHAAAVNLCLSQLTNSEWGCLESADEVAGIGFKAVFAGNMSGVRLVEETLLTKMEALSDIAPAHNPPYARAMRQLRQAFPEIPLVAALETAFHETIPPENRTYAIPFQWDEEYEVKRWGFHGASHRYIGSRMAELTGKDDLKVISCHLGGSSSLCAMHGGVSKANSLGMSPQTGLPHNNRVGDFDPFALPVLQKATGKSLAELLEDLSSQGGLLGMSGLSGDCRDLEEAAANGHERAQLALGVFHSAIRHYLGGYMTVLGGVDAIVFTGGIGENSVSLREKVCSNLEWAGIRLDPERNQNASEESQIQADDSNVQIWVVPTNEEIVVARQTVETIEGRA, encoded by the coding sequence ATGAAAGTACTAGTTGCCAATTTAGGTTCTACCAGTTTCAAATATCGCCTGTTTGATATGCCCGCAGAAGTGCAGCTCGCACGCGGGGGCATCGATCGGATCGGCGGCGAACAGTCACACTGTTTCGTCGAAATTGGTGAGCATCGGGAAGAGCACGAACAGAACGTGCCCGACCATGCAGCCGCCGTCAACCTGTGTCTGTCTCAGTTGACCAACTCCGAATGGGGTTGCCTCGAGTCAGCCGACGAAGTTGCCGGTATTGGTTTCAAAGCGGTCTTTGCCGGAAACATGAGTGGCGTACGTCTGGTAGAAGAAACCCTGCTGACCAAAATGGAGGCCCTGTCCGACATCGCGCCGGCTCACAATCCTCCGTATGCCCGGGCTATGCGACAACTGCGTCAGGCATTCCCTGAGATCCCGCTGGTTGCCGCACTCGAAACCGCCTTCCATGAAACCATCCCGCCGGAAAATCGTACCTACGCCATCCCGTTCCAATGGGACGAAGAGTACGAAGTCAAACGCTGGGGGTTCCATGGTGCCAGTCACCGGTATATCGGCTCACGTATGGCCGAGCTCACCGGTAAAGACGATCTGAAGGTGATTTCCTGCCACCTGGGAGGCAGCAGCTCTCTCTGTGCCATGCACGGAGGTGTCTCTAAAGCCAACAGTCTGGGTATGAGCCCTCAGACAGGATTGCCCCACAATAACCGTGTGGGTGATTTTGATCCGTTTGCTCTGCCGGTTCTGCAGAAGGCCACCGGAAAATCTCTGGCGGAACTTCTGGAAGACCTGTCGAGTCAAGGTGGTCTTTTGGGAATGAGCGGATTGAGTGGCGACTGTCGCGATCTGGAAGAAGCGGCCGCCAACGGACACGAGCGGGCTCAACTGGCCCTGGGCGTGTTCCACTCAGCGATCCGGCATTACCTGGGAGGTTACATGACGGTTCTGGGCGGCGTGGATGCGATTGTTTTCACGGGTGGAATCGGTGAGAACAGTGTCAGCCTGCGAGAAAAGGTCTGCAGCAACCTGGAATGGGCGGGAATTCGACTGGATCCGGAACGCAATCAGAATGCGTCCGAGGAATCACAGATCCAGGCGGACGACAGCAACGTACAGATCTGGGTCGTGCCTACCAATGAGGAGATTGTCGTAGCACGGCAGACAGTAGAAACCATCGAAGGGCGT
- a CDS encoding BMC domain-containing protein, giving the protein MSSEAIGLIETKGLVAQIEASDAMLKAANVTLVDQIQIGGAYITTVIQGDIGSVRAAVDAGAAAASQIGELVGAHVIARPSESLMSHFM; this is encoded by the coding sequence ATGAGTTCTGAAGCAATTGGTCTGATTGAAACAAAAGGTCTGGTCGCTCAAATCGAAGCTTCCGACGCCATGCTGAAAGCTGCCAACGTGACTCTGGTTGACCAGATTCAGATTGGTGGTGCCTACATTACCACCGTGATCCAGGGTGATATCGGATCGGTTCGTGCTGCTGTTGACGCTGGTGCTGCTGCCGCTTCTCAGATCGGAGAACTGGTTGGTGCACACGTCATCGCACGCCCCTCCGAAAGCCTGATGTCACACTTTATGTAA
- a CDS encoding BMC domain-containing protein, whose product MAKAMEALGMVETKGLISLIEAADAMLKAANVQMIGWEKVGSGLVTGFVVGDVAAVKAAVDAGAAAASKVGEVVSVQVIPRPHEELANVLPSKTAAAKK is encoded by the coding sequence ATGGCGAAAGCAATGGAAGCCCTGGGAATGGTGGAAACAAAAGGGCTGATCAGCCTGATTGAAGCCGCCGATGCAATGCTCAAAGCAGCCAACGTACAGATGATTGGCTGGGAAAAAGTAGGTAGCGGTCTGGTAACCGGTTTTGTTGTCGGTGATGTCGCTGCTGTCAAAGCTGCTGTCGACGCCGGTGCTGCTGCTGCCAGCAAAGTTGGCGAAGTTGTCAGCGTACAGGTCATTCCTCGTCCGCACGAAGAACTGGCTAACGTACTGCCCAGCAAGACTGCCGCTGCCAAGAAATAA
- the pduL gene encoding phosphate propanoyltransferase: MTQLKNSISRSQVEQLVRQALSQQLPGTSAPGLQTAPNPLVVNISARHVHLSQEHLEVLFGKGAELEVQKDLYQDGYFAATQTVAIVGPRRRMIPNVRVLGPCRGDTQVELAYTDSISLGLDLPVRISGDIKGTPGCVLMGPQGVVELDFGVIRAARHVHMSPADCAYYGCANGDSLHLRVDSPGCTTVLEDVVVRENPDVKLEVHIDTDEGNAVDLDHATSVKLFVPESCKCKHS, translated from the coding sequence ATGACACAACTGAAAAATTCCATCTCTCGTTCGCAGGTAGAACAACTGGTTCGTCAGGCTTTATCTCAACAACTCCCGGGCACATCAGCTCCGGGACTGCAGACGGCTCCGAACCCCCTGGTTGTGAATATCTCAGCACGACACGTGCATCTCTCTCAGGAACACCTGGAAGTCCTGTTCGGCAAAGGCGCTGAACTCGAAGTCCAGAAAGACCTCTACCAGGATGGCTACTTCGCCGCCACCCAGACCGTGGCGATTGTCGGCCCCCGCCGCCGGATGATTCCCAACGTTCGCGTTCTGGGACCTTGCCGTGGTGATACTCAGGTCGAACTGGCCTACACCGATTCGATCTCTCTCGGACTGGACCTGCCCGTCCGCATCAGTGGCGACATCAAAGGCACACCCGGTTGTGTGCTGATGGGACCCCAGGGAGTCGTCGAACTCGATTTCGGCGTGATCCGGGCTGCCCGTCACGTTCACATGTCACCGGCTGACTGTGCTTACTATGGTTGTGCCAACGGCGACAGCCTGCACCTGCGGGTTGATTCCCCCGGCTGCACCACGGTCCTCGAAGATGTGGTCGTACGCGAAAACCCGGACGTCAAACTGGAAGTCCACATCGATACCGACGAAGGCAACGCCGTCGACCTCGATCATGCGACTTCGGTCAAACTCTTCGTCCCGGAATCCTGTAAATGCAAACACAGCTGA
- a CDS encoding DeoR/GlpR family DNA-binding transcription regulator: MSSRQKRLVAQAVADLIAPGEAVLMDGGTTTLEVARQLAGKELQVVTNSLPIANLLVNQPKVDLMLIGGFLFPKTGVALGKTAVESLKSVHVRRLIISVGGITEDGLYNSNMLLVETEQQMFAAAEEVIVVTDSTKFGHSALAYLCPLADVDHIVVDDGITEEWQQVLRDAGIKLTIVET, from the coding sequence ATGTCGTCCAGGCAAAAAAGGCTGGTTGCTCAAGCTGTGGCAGATCTGATTGCTCCCGGAGAGGCTGTGCTGATGGATGGAGGCACAACCACTCTCGAAGTCGCTCGTCAACTGGCGGGCAAAGAACTACAGGTCGTCACCAATTCACTCCCGATCGCCAATCTGCTGGTCAACCAGCCCAAGGTCGATCTGATGTTGATCGGAGGCTTCCTGTTTCCCAAAACCGGCGTCGCGTTGGGGAAGACGGCTGTGGAATCGCTGAAAAGCGTCCATGTGCGTCGCCTCATTATCAGTGTCGGCGGAATCACGGAAGACGGGCTGTACAACAGCAACATGTTACTGGTGGAAACGGAACAGCAGATGTTTGCCGCTGCAGAAGAAGTGATCGTGGTGACTGACAGTACCAAATTCGGGCATTCGGCTCTGGCCTACCTCTGCCCGCTGGCGGACGTCGATCACATCGTCGTGGACGACGGAATCACGGAAGAGTGGCAGCAGGTACTCCGCGATGCCGGCATCAAACTCACGATTGTCGAAACCTGA
- a CDS encoding TolC family protein → MKVKSSIAVSLLTCTLCGCAAGPASYLARKSETPAAEKQEASYTLSLEEETAPAPESQQAAETKLVAHEEPVELPLSEIAAPLPPEPDHTTALPANSCSLAELEALAQAHNPTLIQAQARVDAARGAAYQAGLKPNPVMGYKADQIGIEGTPGELQGGFVSQEIVTGGKLKLSRAKWTQQMCIAETNLQAQCTRVLNDVQIHYYRTLAAQQLLAVQKQLLANAEDNLQTHKEMLNLGQTNQSGLLQAEVDLQKVRLTLQTAENDLEQEWRELVAMVGVPELACTTLIGSLEPQNELLDWNMVLNQLLESSPEIVAAWERVQHDEITVEREKVQPIPNVLLNVDFGHNYETDNSVAGVSVGLPIPIFDRNQGTVDQALADLNQSRANVKRLELSLMSRLSHTYRDYRTSRQHVEAYRDRMLPKAKQAYEITHDSYYKRRAPWMDVLMAQKMYLNLQQDYIRSQLQNQETEVAIRGMLLTGGLNIPPAPMGGGHIDAVPKPR, encoded by the coding sequence GTGAAAGTCAAATCTTCAATAGCCGTTTCACTGCTCACGTGCACGCTCTGCGGTTGCGCTGCAGGTCCCGCGTCCTACCTGGCCCGGAAGTCGGAAACTCCCGCGGCTGAAAAACAGGAAGCGTCGTACACACTTTCCCTGGAAGAAGAGACCGCCCCCGCACCAGAATCGCAGCAGGCTGCGGAAACAAAACTGGTGGCCCATGAAGAACCGGTGGAGCTGCCGCTCTCTGAGATCGCTGCCCCCCTGCCCCCCGAACCCGATCACACGACAGCGTTGCCCGCGAATTCCTGTTCTCTCGCGGAACTCGAAGCACTGGCCCAGGCACACAACCCGACCCTGATTCAAGCCCAGGCTCGGGTGGATGCTGCCCGGGGTGCCGCCTATCAGGCCGGCCTCAAACCGAATCCGGTGATGGGTTATAAAGCGGATCAGATCGGCATCGAAGGAACCCCCGGCGAGTTGCAGGGTGGGTTTGTATCACAGGAGATCGTCACCGGCGGCAAGCTGAAGCTGAGTCGCGCCAAGTGGACGCAGCAGATGTGTATCGCAGAGACGAACCTGCAGGCACAATGCACGCGGGTACTCAACGATGTGCAGATTCATTACTACCGGACCCTCGCAGCGCAGCAGTTACTGGCAGTGCAGAAGCAGTTGCTGGCGAATGCGGAAGATAACCTGCAGACCCACAAGGAGATGCTCAACCTGGGACAGACCAATCAGTCGGGACTGTTGCAGGCCGAAGTGGACCTGCAAAAGGTGCGTCTCACTCTGCAGACCGCTGAGAACGATCTGGAGCAGGAATGGCGTGAACTGGTAGCAATGGTGGGCGTGCCCGAACTCGCATGCACAACTTTGATTGGTTCGCTGGAACCGCAGAACGAACTGCTGGACTGGAATATGGTGCTCAATCAACTGCTGGAAAGCAGCCCGGAGATTGTAGCTGCCTGGGAACGGGTGCAGCATGATGAGATCACCGTAGAACGGGAAAAGGTGCAGCCGATTCCGAATGTCCTGTTGAACGTGGACTTTGGCCATAACTATGAAACGGACAACTCGGTGGCGGGCGTGTCGGTCGGGCTGCCGATTCCGATCTTTGACCGGAACCAGGGGACGGTGGACCAGGCACTGGCCGACCTGAATCAGTCGCGGGCCAATGTGAAGCGGTTAGAACTCTCGCTGATGAGCCGACTTTCGCACACTTATCGCGATTACCGGACCTCCCGTCAGCATGTGGAAGCTTACCGGGACCGCATGCTGCCTAAGGCGAAACAGGCTTACGAAATTACGCACGACAGTTATTACAAACGACGGGCTCCCTGGATGGACGTGCTGATGGCACAGAAGATGTATTTGAACCTGCAGCAGGATTACATCCGCAGCCAGTTGCAGAATCAGGAAACGGAAGTAGCAATTCGCGGCATGCTGTTGACGGGCGGACTGAATATACCGCCGGCCCCCATGGGTGGCGGACACATCGACGCGGTGCCTAAGCCCCGCTAA
- a CDS encoding multicopper oxidase family protein — MTTPQDRRNFLAQGAAATAGLFASRSVLGQQNDSFSTTEQQNRDQNNDGYPRLHPGLGGPIGSATDRGKLVPGLGKTGEPPVGITAPDLKTTSGKVIDGVREFHLHAMPVRREVLPGIWMDAYGYNGDFPGPALEMYQGERVRIVFKNDLPEATTLHSHGLELPIYMDGIPAVTQPLVKPGQTFVYEYDVHQEGSYFLHPHVAMQEAIGMVVPFIIHPKVAYEPVVDRDFVLMTQQFSMMPNASIPNTTSMDWNFLTINGRCGPYTTPLVCKLGERIRIRFLNFSTLHQHPMHLHGHTFWVTGTEGGRIPESAWIPGNTVIVGVAQARDVEFIANNPGDWVLHCHMFHHMMNHMVTQVGPIVREKWKDAKEIVPGFPQMMSSAKLSKEDIHKLTSRRETQGMREGWYHGVHGLFTVMRVLPPDLYDKVMHTNEPIPPFSSTPKGPPPGSQSL; from the coding sequence ATGACAACTCCCCAAGATCGCAGAAATTTTCTGGCACAGGGTGCGGCAGCGACCGCAGGTCTGTTCGCGAGCCGTTCGGTACTGGGCCAGCAGAACGACTCATTCTCGACGACCGAACAGCAGAATCGAGATCAGAACAATGATGGTTACCCCCGCCTGCATCCGGGGCTGGGTGGTCCGATCGGCAGCGCGACCGACCGGGGCAAGCTGGTCCCAGGCCTGGGGAAGACTGGCGAACCTCCCGTGGGAATTACCGCACCGGACCTGAAGACCACCAGCGGTAAAGTCATCGATGGGGTTCGCGAGTTTCATCTGCATGCGATGCCCGTCCGCCGCGAGGTCCTGCCGGGGATCTGGATGGATGCCTACGGTTACAACGGGGATTTTCCCGGACCGGCGTTGGAGATGTACCAGGGAGAGCGGGTACGGATTGTGTTCAAAAACGATCTCCCCGAAGCGACGACGTTGCATTCACACGGGCTGGAACTGCCGATCTACATGGACGGGATTCCCGCCGTCACACAACCCCTGGTCAAACCCGGTCAGACGTTCGTGTATGAGTACGACGTGCACCAGGAAGGGAGCTATTTTCTGCATCCGCACGTTGCGATGCAGGAGGCGATTGGGATGGTGGTCCCCTTCATCATTCACCCGAAGGTGGCGTACGAACCGGTTGTGGATCGGGATTTCGTGCTGATGACACAGCAGTTCTCCATGATGCCGAACGCCAGTATTCCCAATACGACTTCGATGGACTGGAACTTCCTGACCATCAATGGCCGCTGCGGTCCTTATACGACGCCACTGGTCTGCAAACTGGGTGAGCGGATACGAATCCGTTTCCTGAATTTCAGTACGCTGCACCAGCATCCGATGCACCTGCACGGGCACACTTTCTGGGTGACGGGAACGGAGGGGGGCCGCATTCCGGAGTCGGCGTGGATTCCGGGTAACACCGTGATTGTCGGCGTGGCCCAGGCACGGGATGTGGAGTTCATCGCCAACAACCCGGGGGACTGGGTGTTGCACTGTCACATGTTCCATCACATGATGAACCATATGGTGACCCAGGTCGGACCGATTGTGCGCGAGAAGTGGAAAGATGCGAAAGAAATTGTTCCCGGCTTTCCGCAGATGATGTCCAGTGCGAAACTGTCGAAGGAAGACATTCACAAACTGACCAGCCGCCGTGAGACGCAGGGGATGCGTGAAGGCTGGTACCATGGCGTGCACGGTCTGTTTACCGTGATGCGGGTGCTGCCCCCGGATCTATACGACAAGGTCATGCACACCAATGAGCCCATTCCGCCCTTCTCGAGCACACCCAAAGGTCCGCCGCCGGGGAGTCAGTCGCTTTAA
- the purN gene encoding phosphoribosylglycinamide formyltransferase, whose amino-acid sequence MTSTVLNRPLKLAVLISGGGTTLTNFLAQKAAGQLDIEVPLVIASRPGCGGIAKAEAAGLNCEVIARRDFENIEAFSHAIFERCRACEVDLVTLAGFLSLIHIPEDFLYRVMNIHPALIPSFCGHGYYGHKVHEAVVARGVKVSGCTVHFADNEYDHGPIIAQSAVPVKGTDTPDDVAARVFAAECELYPEVLRLYAAGKIKVVERRTVIAD is encoded by the coding sequence ATGACTTCAACTGTTCTGAACCGTCCCCTGAAACTGGCCGTCCTGATTTCCGGTGGCGGCACCACACTGACCAACTTCCTCGCACAGAAAGCAGCCGGCCAACTTGATATAGAGGTTCCCCTGGTAATTGCCAGTCGCCCCGGTTGTGGCGGGATCGCCAAAGCGGAAGCCGCCGGCCTCAACTGCGAAGTCATCGCCCGCCGGGATTTCGAGAATATCGAAGCCTTCAGTCATGCGATCTTTGAACGGTGCCGCGCCTGCGAAGTCGACCTGGTGACGCTTGCCGGTTTTCTTTCGCTGATTCACATCCCCGAGGATTTTCTGTACCGCGTGATGAATATTCATCCCGCGCTGATTCCCTCGTTCTGCGGGCACGGCTATTACGGCCATAAAGTGCATGAAGCCGTCGTGGCACGTGGCGTGAAGGTCAGCGGTTGTACGGTTCACTTTGCTGACAACGAATACGACCACGGTCCCATCATCGCTCAGTCCGCGGTCCCCGTGAAAGGGACCGACACACCCGATGATGTCGCCGCCCGGGTCTTTGCAGCCGAATGCGAGCTCTATCCCGAAGTGCTGCGCCTCTACGCTGCCGGTAAAATCAAAGTCGTCGAGCGTCGTACCGTCATCGCAGATTAA
- the trxA gene encoding thioredoxin — translation MAENVLEFTDANFQSEVLEASEPVLVDFWAPWCGPCKMMMPTIEEIASDYSGRVRVGKLNTDENPGIASASSISAIPTVKLYKGGQVVETFVGVTPKERFAASLDSQL, via the coding sequence ATGGCGGAAAACGTATTGGAATTTACTGATGCCAACTTCCAGTCTGAAGTATTGGAAGCATCTGAACCTGTATTAGTCGACTTCTGGGCGCCCTGGTGTGGCCCCTGCAAAATGATGATGCCAACCATCGAAGAAATTGCCAGCGACTACTCGGGCCGTGTGCGTGTTGGAAAGCTGAATACCGATGAAAACCCCGGTATTGCTTCCGCAAGCAGCATCAGCGCCATCCCGACCGTAAAACTTTATAAAGGTGGTCAAGTGGTGGAAACGTTTGTGGGTGTGACTCCCAAAGAACGTTTCGCAGCATCACTGGACAGCCAGCTGTAA